A single genomic interval of Hoplias malabaricus isolate fHopMal1 chromosome 7, fHopMal1.hap1, whole genome shotgun sequence harbors:
- the insm1a gene encoding insulinoma-associated protein 1a — translation MPRGFLVKRSKKATPVSYRIRTGDESETPASSLSSAPAPAPAPAPASSISSPLSASSSPTMRGDSKPVQFGDPEAVCLTLYSPTRPVSKEHERAGLEKRFSLGSPISAESFPSPAALHSLDQLLLAPVDLKIGTSNSNRGNQPNGNAPKRSSSCPETERKSKAKRPKAIRKLQFEDEVTTSPVLGLRIKEAPEEEEPPKHALGEFVCQLCREAYADPFALAQHRCSRIVRVEYRCPECEKVFSCPANLASHRRWHKPKPASAPQSHEQGAQGPGSKSAPDKSSSESDRDTGSPGLSESGSEEDGACECQHCGRRFKRHAYLRKHVLAHHSHHRQEEDGKGEKETAPQHQPGLQPPLNLSAQDAFVCPICGETLPNRASQERHARLRHATRAFPCKHCPAIFYSSPALTRHTNKCHPSENRQVILLQVPVRPAC, via the coding sequence ATGCCGAGGGGGTTCTTGGTCAAGAGGAGCAAGAAAGCAACGCCCGTGTCGTACCGGATACGCACGGGGGATGAAAGCGAGACCCCCGCATCCTCCCTCTCCtcagcaccagccccagccccgGCCCCAGCCCCAGCGTCATCCATATCATCACCATTATCAGCATCATCCTCGCCGACCATGAGAGGGGACAGCAAGCCCGTGCAGTTCGGCGACCCCGAAGCCGTGTGTCTCACGCTCTACAGCCCCACGCGCCCGGTCAGCAAGGAGCACGAGCGCGCCGGTCTGGAGAAGCGCTTCAGCCTCGGCTCTCCGATCTCCGCCGAGTCCTTCCCGAGCCCCGCCGCGCTCCACAGCCTGGACCAGCTGCTGCTCGCTCCCGTGGACCTCAAGATAGGCACGAGCAACAGCAACCGAGGCAACCAGCCCAACGGGAACGCGCCTAAGAGGTCGTCCTCGTGCCCGGAGACCGAGCGCAAGAGCAAAGCCAAGCGCCCCAAAGCCATAAGGAAGCTGCAGTTCGAGGACGAGGTGACCACGTCCCCCGTGCTGGGTCTCCGCATCAAGGAGGCCCCCGAGGAAGAGGAGCCGCCGAAGCACGCGCTGGGCGAGTTCGTGTGTCAGCTGTGCCGCGAGGCGTACGCGGACCCCTTCGCTCTGGCGCAGCACCGCTGCTCCCGCATCGTGCGCGTCGAGTACCGCTGCCCCGAGTGCGAGAAAGTCTTCAGCTGCCCGGCCAACCTGGCCTCGCACCGGCGCTGGCACAAGCCCAAGCCCGCGAGCGCGCCGCAGAGCCACGAGCAAGGAGCGCAAGGGCCGGGGAGCAAGAGCGCGCCGGATAAGAGCAGCTCCGAGAGCGACAGGGACACGGGAAGCCCCGGTCTGTCCGAGTCCGGCTCCGAGGAAGACGGCGCCTGCGAGTGTCAGCACTGCGGGAGGAGGTTCAAGAGGCACGCGTACCTGAGAAAGCACGTGCTCGCGCACCACAGCCACCACCGCCAGGAGGAAGACGGGAAGGGGGAGAAGGAAACGGCCCCCCAACATCAGCCCGGACTTCAGCCTCCGCTCAACCTCAGCGCCCAGGACGCGTTCGTGTGCCCCATCTGCGGCGAGACCCTCCCCAACCGCGCCAGCCAGGAGAGGCACGCGCGACTCCGACACGCCACGCGCGCGTTCCCATGCAAGCACTGTCCGGCTATCTTCTACAGCTCGCCCGCGCTCACGCGCCACACCAATAAGTGCCACCCGTCCGAGAACAGGCAGGTAATCCTGCTCCAGGTGCCCGTGCGCCCGGCCTGCTGA